From a region of the Wolbachia endosymbiont (group B) of Gerris lacustris genome:
- a CDS encoding ankyrin repeat domain-containing protein — protein MLSRNNVDFGRRVVNDTALRAQNQTTSGQSTTKLFKAIDDENPGDFERALAEGANVNEFDKEGFTPLMSIANSYVASSDGQAALEKMAKLLIQKRIININAQSEQPVYKEEHKRDRFGRLVYLFRGEEVAEVRPSQYIYCSNGQTLNNVDDQGIPIHFNYTYDAVKKSVRTSFIQKDTALHIACQTGAVDIVKRLLTHPDVKADIKNYHNTVPKDLITRGLENTMKLEFEKAQRGRQLLNVLSGKNINEVKRLLSQEFNPNCWKSLNGEIETPLSLIIKSCLQGITQDNEEVLTKLLKHQELDFSQIKPIPAIERNQWVKQIIERAMKERLTDVINRKDLDDVKELVEDNCFINDQIVIEVLENFNPIREYLNEKFPTSAEQPVANTHNVQPEINDEFISQELQRLENLKGELERTKARLTEKEKELNRVVSEKTRDTNKISQLERDLRQERSAQQTRINTLTNQVTQLTREKSQLENLRACS, from the coding sequence ATGCTTTCGCGAAATAATGTAGATTTTGGAAGAAGGGTTGTTAATGATACAGCATTACGAGCTCAAAATCAAACAACTTCAGGACAATCAACAACAAAATTATTTAAAGCTATTGATGATGAAAATCCAGGAGATTTTGAGCGAGCTCTGGCAGAAGGTGCGAATGTTAATGAGTTTGATAAAGAAGGCTTTACACCTTTGATGTCTATTGCTAATTCCTATGTTGCCAGCAGTGATGGACAGGCTGCGTTAGAGAAAATGGCTAAATTGCTTATACAAAAAAGAATTATCAATATTAACGCTCAAAGTGAGCAACCTGTTTATAAAGAAGAGCACAAGAGAGATCGATTTGGGCGTCTGGTATATTTATTTCGTGGTGAGGAAGTGGCAGAAGTGAGACCGTCACAATATATATATTGTAGCAATGGTCAAACTTTAAATAACGTCGATGATCAAGGTATACCTATACATTTCAATTACACATATGATGCTGTAAAGAAGAGTGTAAGAACATCCTTCATACAAAAAGATACTGCCTTACATATTGCTTGCCAGACTGGAGCTGTAGATATAGTGAAAAGATTGCTCACACACCCAGATGTAAAAGCTGATATTAAAAATTATCACAATACAGTCCCTAAAGATCTTATTACAAGAGGACTTGAGAACACAATGAAATTAGAATTTGAAAAAGCACAAAGAGGAAGACAATTATTAAATGTTCTTTCTGGTAAAAACATTAACGAAGTAAAAAGACTATTAAGTCAAGAATTTAACCCTAATTGCTGGAAAAGCTTGAATGGAGAAATAGAAACACCACTTAGCCTGATTATCAAATCATGTTTACAAGGAATAACACAAGATAACGAGGAAGTATTGACTAAACTTTTAAAACATCAGGAGCTAGATTTTAGTCAAATAAAACCAATACCAGCTATAGAGCGAAATCAATGGGTAAAGCAAATAATTGAACGAGCTATGAAAGAACGATTAACTGATGTTATTAATAGAAAAGATTTGGATGATGTAAAAGAATTAGTAGAAGATAATTGCTTTATAAATGATCAAATTGTTATTGAGGTGCTTGAAAATTTTAATCCTATCAGAGAATATCTAAATGAAAAGTTCCCTACAAGTGCAGAGCAACCTGTAGCAAATACACATAATGTTCAACCAGAAATAAACGATGAGTTTATTTCTCAAGAATTGCAGCGACTTGAAAATCTGAAAGGTGAACTTGAAAGAACAAAGGCTCGACTTACAGAAAAAGAGAAAGAGCTGAATAGGGTCGTAAGTGAAAAAACAAGAGACACTAACAAAATTTCACAGTTAGAAAGGGATTTAAGACAGGAAAGATCAGCTCAGCAAACAAGGATTAACACTCTCACTAATCAAGTAACTCAACTTACTAGAGAGAAAAGTCAACTTGAAAACCTTAGAGCCTGTTCATAA